One window from the genome of Thermaerobacter marianensis DSM 12885 encodes:
- a CDS encoding ATP-binding cassette domain-containing protein, producing the protein MDGVDLVVPRAGETVGIAGESGSGKSTLARLILRLIEPTAGSVWMEGTEVTALSGEPLRRWRQRAQMVFQDPWWSLNPRQRIGEAVTEPLAAHRAMNRMERRRAAEALLEQVGLPATFAARYPHELSGGQRQRVGIARALSVEPRLLILDEPTSALDVSIQAQILQLLEVLRDRHGLTYLFISHDLRVLEYLCDRLVVMYRGVVVEEAPVTELFSQPRHPYTRTLLAARHRGPWAGRGGVPGPREAAATAPGIPRTAAAEVAGVPGGLHRGASPGRVTQGDDSRAATGCRFVHRCPFARPRCMEEAPALRSLDGTASHKVACHFADTF; encoded by the coding sequence GTGGACGGCGTCGACCTGGTGGTGCCCCGGGCGGGAGAGACCGTGGGCATTGCCGGTGAATCGGGTTCGGGCAAGTCCACCCTGGCCCGTCTCATCCTCCGCTTGATCGAACCCACCGCGGGATCGGTGTGGATGGAAGGGACGGAGGTCACCGCCCTGTCGGGGGAACCCCTGCGCCGGTGGCGGCAGCGGGCCCAGATGGTCTTTCAGGACCCCTGGTGGTCGCTGAACCCGCGCCAGCGGATCGGCGAAGCCGTGACCGAACCGCTGGCCGCCCATCGCGCCATGAACCGGATGGAGCGACGGCGGGCAGCGGAGGCCTTGCTGGAACAGGTGGGGTTGCCAGCCACGTTTGCAGCCCGCTACCCCCACGAGCTTTCGGGAGGCCAGCGGCAAAGGGTGGGCATTGCCCGCGCCCTGTCGGTGGAGCCGCGCCTGCTCATCCTGGACGAACCCACCTCGGCCCTCGATGTTTCCATTCAAGCTCAAATCCTGCAGCTGCTGGAGGTCCTGCGGGACCGGCATGGCTTGACATACCTGTTCATCTCCCACGACCTGCGGGTGCTGGAGTACCTCTGCGATCGCCTGGTGGTGATGTACCGCGGAGTGGTGGTCGAAGAGGCCCCGGTGACCGAGCTCTTCTCCCAGCCGCGCCACCCCTATACCCGCACCTTGCTGGCTGCCCGGCACCGGGGGCCGTGGGCAGGGCGTGGCGGCGTGCCCGGGCCCCGTGAGGCAGCGGCTACGGCACCGGGTATACCGAGGACTGCTGCAGCGGAGGTGGCGGGTGTACCAGGGGGGCTTCACCGCGGGGCATCGCCGGGTCGCGTGACCCAGGGCGATGACTCGAGGGCGGCAACCGGGTGCCGGTTTGTCCACCGGTGCCCCTTCGCCCGTCCAAGATGCATGGAAGAGGCTCCCGCTTTACGGTCCCTTGACGGCACGGCAAGCCACAAGGTCGCCTGCCATTTCGCGGACACGTTTTGA